The following is a genomic window from Niabella soli DSM 19437.
CGGCAGGGAAGCGCTGATCCGTGTGTTTGGAACGGATGACCGGGTAAGAAAAAAGGAAATAGATATTGCCCAGGATTATGTGCCGGTAAATGCCCATTCCTTTTCTGTAGCGGATGCCGGCACTCTTAAGGCCGGAGACGATATCACCATAAAGCGGCCTTCAACATCTGAATGGATCGACCTGCTGGGGGTGCGGAGCTTTGGCGGCGGGCTTTCGGCATTGGGTTGGAAGCCAGGTGAAGTGGACCTGAACTTTGAAAGAAGCATAACAGCGGTTGCAGGAAATAAAATAACGATTGATGCGCCGCTTACCAATTCCTTTGATAAAAAATATGGCGGCGGTACCGTGGCGGCTTTTACCTGGCCGGGGCGGATCAACACTGTTGGCATTGAAAATATTACGCTGGTATCGGATTTTGACAAACACTATCCGAAGGATGAAGACCACCGGTGGATGGCCATCACCATGGAGAATGTCCGGGACGCCTGGGTGCGCCAGGTTTCGTTTAAACATTTTGCCGGCTCCGCCGTATACCTCCTGGAAACGGCAAGCCGGGTAACCGTTGAAGATTGTATTTCCGAAGAACCGGTCTCCGAGATCGGCGGACAGAGAAGGTATACCTTTTTTACAAGAGGACAGCAAACCCTGTTCCAGCGCTGCTATGCAATTAATGGTTATCATGATTTTTCCGTTGGCCATACAGCCGCCGGTCCCAATGCTTTTGTGCAATGTTATTCGGAGCGTCCCTATAATTTTTCCGGTACCATTGATCGCTGGGCCTCGGGGGTCCTGTTTGATGTGGTAGTGATAGACGGCGATGCGATACGTTTTGGGAACAGGGGCCAGGACGGCCAGGGCGCCGGCTGGTCGGCTGCCAACAGTTTACTCTGGAACTGTAGTGCAGCGCGCATTGATTGTTATAAGCCGCCTACGGCGCAAAACTGGGCCCTGGGTTCCTGGAGCCAGTTTGCGGGCGATGGGTACTGGGGAGAATCGAACAATACGCTTACTCCCCGCAGTTTTTATTATACCCAATTGCGGGAACGGTTGGGCAAGCCTTCCCCGCAGCAATCATTTATCCTGGACGTGGAATCAGAGGCCTCCAGCAGCCCGTCGGTTGCGGTGGCGCAGCAATTAACAAAAGAAGCGTCAAAACCAAAAATGCAGCTAGTGGAGTGGATCCGGCAGGCTGCTGCACATAACACGATCAGTACAGAAGCAAAGGGAGCAAAAATTATAACAAAAACCGCTAAAGACGGAGAACGGGTACATGCGCCAGCCGCATCAATGCAACTTCAGAACGGGTGGCTGGTTGACGGAGCCGGGAAAGTGCTGACCGGGGGGGTGCAGGAAGTGCCCTGGTGGAACGGCGGCGTGGAGGCCAAAGACCTGGAGCAGGCCAAACGCAAAATGGCGATCACCCGCTTTGTGCCGGGACGCATAGGGCCCGGGCTTACCGATAACCTGCAGGATGTGGTGGATTCAATGAAGGCAAATAATATTATAGCCCTGAACCAGCACTATGCCTTATGGTATGAAAGACGGCGGGATGACCACGAGCGCATCAGGAGAATGGATGGTGAGGTATGGCCGCCTTTTTATGAGCTTCCTTTTAAGCGGACGGGAATAGATACAGCATGGGATGGGCTGAGCAAATATGATTTGACCCAATACAATCAATGGTTCTGGACCCGTATGCAGCAATTTGCTGCCTTAGCCGGGCAGGAGGGAAGAGTTTTGCTGTATCAGAATTATTTCCAGCATAATATTATAGAAGCCGGGGCGCACTATGCAGACTTTCCCTGGCGTACGGCCAACAATATTAATCACACCGGCTTTAATGAACCGGTAAATTTTGCGGGGGATAAGCGCATTTTTTATGCAGAACAGTTTTATGATGTACAGCAGCCGGAGCGCCGGAAGCTGCATCAGCAGTACATCTGGAAATGCCTGGATAATTTTAAAAATAACAGCAACGTTATACAATTTACGGCAGAAGAGTTTACAGGGCCCCTGCATTTTGTACAATTCTGGCTGCAGACCATTGCTGATTGGGAACAAAAAAATAAGAAAGAATACATTGGACTGAGCACTACTAAGGATGTACAGGATGCGGTATTAAAGGATCCGAAGTACGCGGCTATAGTAAACGTTATTGATATTAAATACTGGCATTACCAGGCAGACGGATCTGCCTATGCTCCGGAAGGAGGCAGGAACCTGGCGCCCCGCCAGTGGGCACGTTTATTAAAACCCAAGGCCAGTTCTTTTGAACAGGTGTACCGTGCGGTGCAGGAGTATCGCCTCCGGTACCCGGGCAAAGCCGTAATGTATTCTGCGGATGGCGCCGATAAACTGGGCTGGGCTGTTTTTATGGCGGGAGGTTCTCTTGCGCTGTTGCCGGAAGGAACGGATAAGAACTTTTTGACGGCGGCTACGGAAATGACACCGGTGGCCGCAAATGAGCGCGGGCATTATGTACTGCAGGGCAATAAAGGAATGATTGTATATAATAACACGCCGGGTAAAAGTCTGGTCAGCGCTCCGTTACTGCAGGGAAAAGTAAAAGTGCATTATATCAGTGCTAAAACCGGAAAGCTGCTAAAAACAGAACCGGTGACCGTTGAAAATAATAGGCTCTCGCTAACCTTCCCTGATGATTCGGGCATTGCATGGATTAGTCAATAAGGCATCAATGTTGTTTTTAATCTATAAAAATACCTGAAGGGGCCTCAATGTGAATAACCTCTAACCGCGGTCGGAGCTCAATAGAACGTAGGTTAAGGCCGGCCAAAAAGCCAGGAGCCAATGATTGGCCGGGAAATCGAAAAGGTCGTATTTTTCAATTGGTATAATTTACCGTCTTGCCGCCTTACCGGCAAAGTAAATGAATGAAAAGTTGGAAAAGTCAAAAAGACTTTTTAAATTTGAAAACGTTTACATTTTAACGAATGCTTTTTAATGGCCGCTAATATCAAGTCAGGTTTAAAAGAAGTGGCGCGTAGCGCAGGCGTTTCTATCGCAACGGTTTCCCGGGTGATTAACGGGGAAACGGTTGTAAAGGAAGCAACCCGCCTTGCGGTGAACAGCGCCATCAAAAAACTGGGCTACCGGCCGAACCGGGCTGCGCAACGACTCCGCAGTACACACCGGTCCCGGAAGCTCATTGGCCTGCTGATACCGGATATTCAGAACCCTTATTATATCGATATTATCAGCGGGATCGAGTCCTATGCATCGGCCCATGGGGCCACCATTATTATCGGAAACTTTTCCCAGGATGCCCAAAGAGAAAGGATCTATATAGATACTTTAAGAAGTGAATCGGTGGACGGCTGCATCGTGGCAACCACACCCCGCACAGAAAAATATGTTGAAGGCCTGATCCGGGATGGGTTTCCCGTTGTCTGTATCGATCGCGGGTTAAAAAATCTCAAAAGCGATGTAGTCAAATCTGATAATGAAACGGGCGCTTTTGCCGCAACCGAGCATCTTATTAAACTGGGACATAAGCGGATTGCCCATATTGCCGGGGACCTGCAGATCCCTACTTCGCATGAGCGCATTGCAGGATATAAGGCCGCGCATCAGCAATATAAATTGCGGGTAGATGAAGGGCTGATCATCAGCAAACATTCCAATTACGAAAGCGGCGTGGAACTGGCGCTCCAGGTATTAAAAATGAAAAAAAGACCCACCGCCATTTTTACGGGGAACAATCTCCTTACACTTGGGGTGCTGGAGGTATTGCATGGCCATGCCATTAAAATACCGCAAGAGATTGCAATGGTAGGTTTTGATGACGTGTATTGGGCCAATTCCTTAAACCCCGCCGTTACTGCTGTTAAACAGTTCGGATATGAAATTGGCCACCAGGCCATTGAATTATTGTTTAAAAGAATTGAGGAGCCACAGCGTCCGCCGGTGAGTCATATTGTAAATACACAGTTAATGGTTCGCAAATCCTGCGGAACGGGAAGTTGATTTTTTTTTGAAATAAAATGTAAACGTTTTCATAGTAACTGCCAGTCTGTAAAACTGGTATCCTGATCGTTCGGAATAGAAAGAGCGATTGTCATCATAAAGTATTTAGAAAAGGTCTGGGTCGGTTATCCCTGATAATGAACCCAAAAAGGCCAATTGCCATAATAGTATAAAAATAACAAGCACATGAATCCAAAACTCATTTTCAGACTTGCTTTACTTGCAGTGTTTTGTACCTGGTGCACAACTGCCGTTTATGCGCAAACACGCGTTATTAACGGTACTGTCACAGATAAAGCTACCGGGCTGCCACTAGCAAATGCAACAGTCGTGATCAAAGGGACCAACCGCGCCCTGCTGGTAGGGGCGGATGGAAGTTTTACCATCAACGAAGCACGGCCCGGAATGGTCGTGACGGTCAGCTATTCAGGGTATGCTTCGCAGGACGTTACCATAAAAGATCAGACCGAACTCTCTATCGCGTTAAGCAGTGTTGCCAGTAACCTCGACGATGTGGTGGTGATCGGCTACGGGACAGTAAAAAAACGCGACCTGACGGGTGCCGTGGTGTCGGTAAAAAGCGCGGAGATTACTGCCCGGCCCGGCCCCAATCCCATGGAGTCATTGCAGGGAAGGGTAGCGGGTCTGGATATCACCCGCTCCTCAGGTCAGGCCGGAGCGGGAGTGAACATGCAGTTGCGGGGTAACCGGTCCTTTACCGCCAGTGGTACCCCCCTGTTTATAATCGATGGCTTACCGGGCGACTATGCTACCTTAAACTCCTATGATATTGAATCCATAGAAATATTGAAAGATGCCTCATCAACTGCGGTGTATGGTTCTGCCGGATCAAATGGGGTGATTATCATCACAACAAAAAAAGGTAAGGCCGGAAAAATAAATGTTGATTTCAATACCTATTATGGTTATAATGGCTGGTCGGTTACACCAAAAATGCGTACGGGCGATGCCTATCTGCAAACCAAACGGGATGCTTATAAATATGTATGGGATGCAACTAATAACAAGTGGACCACCACCGGGGCGCTCTGGCAATCGCCGGCAGATGATGAAAAGATCTTTGGCACCGACCGGTATGCTATTTTTAAGACGGGCAATTTTGTAAACTGGGCGGATGAATTTCTGCAAAAAAATGCAGCCACTCAAAATTATAGCTTGAGCGTTTCCGGAGGAACGGAGAAAACCAAAGCTTACGCTTCTTTTAACTATACGGATGAAAAAGGCCAGTACAGGGGCGATGAATATAAGCTCTTCTCCACAAGCATGCGGATCGATCATAAGGTAAGAGACTGGATCACGATCGGAAGCACGGTTCAGGCGTCTTATGTAGACAGGGATAAAGCCCAGGACAAACTGGAAAACGCCCTGGTAACCGATCCTCTTGTAAAACCTTACAATGACGACGGTACCTTAAATACAAACCTTGGGAATAACGTATACAATCTTTTACTCAACTATCAACCGGGGGTATATGCCAACGTGGACAACAACCTGAAGCTTTTTGTAAATCCCTACCTGGAGATCAGGCCCATAAAAGGCTTAAGCTTTATCTCTCGTGTGGGTACCTGGCTTACGTATTCCAATAACTACCAGTTCGACGGTATTGGTTCGGTAAATTATACCTACGGGAATGCCGGCATCGCTAAGGCACAGATTACCCAGAACCGGTCATTGGGCTATCAATGGGAAAATATCCTGACTTATAATTTCAA
Proteins encoded in this region:
- a CDS encoding DUF6298 domain-containing protein, with amino-acid sequence MKATLLLIIALAIGLTAPAQKPKPPKPILPVTAEKGKLVYTADSVTGDRIPDYSYCGYKASDTPIPFVPVKAVVPVTQGDATALIQSAIDYVSALTPDKNGFRGAVLLQKGGYSVSGQLVIKQSGVVLRGAGAAGQTTLFGKGAGREALIRVFGTDDRVRKKEIDIAQDYVPVNAHSFSVADAGTLKAGDDITIKRPSTSEWIDLLGVRSFGGGLSALGWKPGEVDLNFERSITAVAGNKITIDAPLTNSFDKKYGGGTVAAFTWPGRINTVGIENITLVSDFDKHYPKDEDHRWMAITMENVRDAWVRQVSFKHFAGSAVYLLETASRVTVEDCISEEPVSEIGGQRRYTFFTRGQQTLFQRCYAINGYHDFSVGHTAAGPNAFVQCYSERPYNFSGTIDRWASGVLFDVVVIDGDAIRFGNRGQDGQGAGWSAANSLLWNCSAARIDCYKPPTAQNWALGSWSQFAGDGYWGESNNTLTPRSFYYTQLRERLGKPSPQQSFILDVESEASSSPSVAVAQQLTKEASKPKMQLVEWIRQAAAHNTISTEAKGAKIITKTAKDGERVHAPAASMQLQNGWLVDGAGKVLTGGVQEVPWWNGGVEAKDLEQAKRKMAITRFVPGRIGPGLTDNLQDVVDSMKANNIIALNQHYALWYERRRDDHERIRRMDGEVWPPFYELPFKRTGIDTAWDGLSKYDLTQYNQWFWTRMQQFAALAGQEGRVLLYQNYFQHNIIEAGAHYADFPWRTANNINHTGFNEPVNFAGDKRIFYAEQFYDVQQPERRKLHQQYIWKCLDNFKNNSNVIQFTAEEFTGPLHFVQFWLQTIADWEQKNKKEYIGLSTTKDVQDAVLKDPKYAAIVNVIDIKYWHYQADGSAYAPEGGRNLAPRQWARLLKPKASSFEQVYRAVQEYRLRYPGKAVMYSADGADKLGWAVFMAGGSLALLPEGTDKNFLTAATEMTPVAANERGHYVLQGNKGMIVYNNTPGKSLVSAPLLQGKVKVHYISAKTGKLLKTEPVTVENNRLSLTFPDDSGIAWISQ
- a CDS encoding LacI family DNA-binding transcriptional regulator, translated to MAANIKSGLKEVARSAGVSIATVSRVINGETVVKEATRLAVNSAIKKLGYRPNRAAQRLRSTHRSRKLIGLLIPDIQNPYYIDIISGIESYASAHGATIIIGNFSQDAQRERIYIDTLRSESVDGCIVATTPRTEKYVEGLIRDGFPVVCIDRGLKNLKSDVVKSDNETGAFAATEHLIKLGHKRIAHIAGDLQIPTSHERIAGYKAAHQQYKLRVDEGLIISKHSNYESGVELALQVLKMKKRPTAIFTGNNLLTLGVLEVLHGHAIKIPQEIAMVGFDDVYWANSLNPAVTAVKQFGYEIGHQAIELLFKRIEEPQRPPVSHIVNTQLMVRKSCGTGS